A single Henriciella sp. AS95 DNA region contains:
- the purQ gene encoding phosphoribosylformylglycinamidine synthase subunit PurQ: MKSAVIVFPGSNCDRDAQTALTDITGSAPDMIWHKDGDLPENVDLVMVPGGFSYGDYLRCGAMAANSPIIAALKRHADRGGYVLGVCNGFQVLTETQLLPGALIRNSGLEFVCKPQGLQVENSNSPFTSAYAGKSEISIPIAHHDGNYVADEETLDRLEGEGRVAFRYAGNPNGSARDIAGVLSENGRVLGLMPHPERAIGGHEGGTDGRAMFESLMGAL; encoded by the coding sequence ATGAAGAGCGCAGTGATTGTATTTCCCGGGTCCAATTGCGACCGCGACGCCCAGACCGCACTGACGGACATTACGGGTTCGGCGCCAGACATGATCTGGCACAAGGATGGCGACCTGCCTGAAAACGTGGACCTGGTCATGGTGCCCGGTGGTTTTTCCTATGGTGACTATCTGCGCTGCGGTGCGATGGCCGCGAACTCGCCGATCATCGCTGCGCTGAAGCGACATGCTGATCGCGGCGGATATGTTCTCGGTGTCTGCAATGGCTTTCAGGTGCTGACCGAGACACAGCTCTTGCCTGGTGCGCTCATTCGCAATTCTGGTCTGGAATTCGTCTGCAAGCCGCAGGGCCTGCAGGTCGAGAATAGCAATTCGCCGTTCACCAGCGCCTATGCCGGAAAATCTGAAATCTCGATTCCCATCGCTCACCATGACGGCAATTATGTCGCCGATGAAGAGACGCTGGACAGGCTGGAAGGCGAGGGGCGCGTTGCATTCCGCTATGCCGGCAATCCAAACGGATCAGCGCGCGACATTGCCGGTGTCCTGTCAGAGAATGGTCGCGTGCTGGGTCTGATGCCACATCCCGAACGCGCGATTGGCGGGCATGAAGGCGGAACCGATGGCCGTGCGATGTTCGAAAGCCTGATGGGCGCGCTTTAG
- a CDS encoding DUF3089 domain-containing protein, whose translation MKRIYGALLASAMLATACSPSADETADVESAETPPAETEVDADETATAAADSDGGFEVVDYEDAANWLCHPDKANDACDVDLTYTVVNADGTTSVEEVELAENPPIDCFYIYPTVSMDETPNSDMTANDEELRVVEGQLAAFGQECRIFAPLYRQITVPELRRGLGGQGFTADIAMRWSDVTGAWNEYVENYNDGRGVVIVGHSQGSSMVQDLVKKEIVGSDMEDKVISLMPIGMTTHVDAETGNFGPYEPCTTINQTGCIIAYSSYRSTLPPKQGALFGGKSPQGTSALCINPAELSGDDGVLDARLSSGGWYGEGESEFVNGEGVDTPFASVPGLLTAECVDDGSYSYLEITVNGDPSDPRADDIVGDVIGADGVNAGWGLHLVDMHAAMGNLVKILGAQSDAWAAAHPADE comes from the coding sequence ATGAAAAGAATTTATGGTGCGCTGCTTGCCTCAGCGATGCTGGCGACGGCGTGTAGCCCGTCGGCTGACGAGACTGCGGACGTTGAAAGCGCTGAGACGCCGCCGGCGGAAACCGAGGTGGATGCAGACGAGACTGCGACGGCAGCCGCTGACTCAGACGGCGGCTTTGAGGTCGTAGACTATGAAGACGCCGCCAACTGGCTTTGCCACCCGGACAAGGCAAATGACGCGTGCGATGTCGATCTCACTTACACTGTGGTGAATGCTGACGGGACGACATCGGTAGAAGAGGTGGAACTCGCTGAGAACCCGCCGATCGACTGCTTCTACATTTATCCGACTGTCTCCATGGACGAAACGCCTAATAGTGACATGACGGCGAATGACGAAGAGCTGCGCGTTGTGGAAGGGCAGCTTGCCGCCTTTGGCCAGGAGTGCCGGATCTTTGCGCCGCTGTATCGTCAGATCACGGTCCCAGAGCTTCGCCGGGGGCTCGGTGGCCAAGGGTTCACCGCCGATATTGCCATGCGCTGGTCTGACGTGACGGGCGCATGGAATGAGTATGTCGAGAATTACAATGATGGCCGCGGCGTCGTCATCGTCGGCCATTCACAAGGGTCCAGCATGGTCCAGGACCTTGTGAAGAAGGAAATTGTCGGCTCGGACATGGAAGACAAGGTCATCTCGCTGATGCCGATCGGCATGACGACCCATGTCGATGCCGAAACAGGCAACTTTGGTCCGTACGAGCCGTGCACCACGATAAACCAGACCGGCTGCATCATTGCTTATTCTTCCTATCGCTCAACATTGCCGCCAAAGCAGGGCGCGCTGTTTGGCGGCAAAAGCCCGCAAGGGACCTCGGCATTGTGTATAAACCCGGCTGAGCTTTCCGGCGATGATGGCGTGCTGGACGCGCGTCTGTCATCAGGCGGCTGGTATGGTGAAGGCGAGTCGGAATTCGTGAATGGAGAAGGCGTCGATACGCCGTTCGCGTCTGTCCCAGGGTTGCTGACGGCAGAGTGTGTCGATGATGGCAGCTATTCCTACTTGGAAATCACGGTGAATGGCGATCCGTCAGACCCGCGCGCGGACGATATTGTTGGCGATGTTATCGGGGCGGACGGCGTGAATGCCGGCTGGGGCCTCCACCTCGTGGATATGCACGCAGCCATGGGCAATCTGGTCAAAATCCTTGGTGCTCAGTCAGACGCCTGGGCCGCGGCCCACCCCGCTGACGAATAG
- a CDS encoding rhodanese-related sulfurtransferase, whose translation MSIRVSAFYKFTPFDDIEAIRETVRTALSNVGAMGTVLIASEGINGTIAAEGDALDDAMATLRALPGCADFEHKESHADEMPFLRLKVRLKREIVTMGVPGTDPNKLVGTYVEPESWNDLITDPDTVIIDTRNDYEYAIGTFEGAVDPETRAFREFPDWFRQFRADLEAKGRKPRIAMFCTGGIRCEKATSFVKSEGIDEVFHLKGGILKYLETVPQAESKWQGECFVFDDRVSVGHGLELGTFYLCYACKTPVSEEERQDARFVEGLSCPSCHDKLTDDQRARFSERQRQIALAKQRGELHLGRAKAKTAG comes from the coding sequence ATGTCTATTCGCGTTTCAGCCTTCTACAAATTCACGCCGTTCGACGACATCGAAGCGATTCGCGAGACTGTGCGTACTGCCCTGTCTAACGTCGGTGCGATGGGGACCGTTCTCATCGCCAGCGAAGGTATTAACGGCACGATCGCCGCAGAGGGTGACGCGCTGGACGATGCCATGGCGACCCTGCGCGCCTTGCCCGGTTGCGCGGACTTTGAGCATAAGGAAAGCCATGCCGATGAAATGCCCTTCCTGCGCCTGAAAGTACGGCTGAAGCGGGAAATCGTGACAATGGGCGTTCCTGGCACAGACCCAAACAAGCTGGTGGGGACTTATGTTGAGCCAGAAAGCTGGAACGATCTGATCACTGATCCAGACACGGTCATCATCGACACCCGCAATGACTATGAATACGCAATCGGCACCTTCGAAGGCGCGGTCGACCCCGAAACGCGCGCCTTTCGCGAATTCCCGGACTGGTTCCGCCAGTTCCGCGCTGACCTTGAAGCAAAGGGCCGCAAACCAAGAATCGCCATGTTCTGCACGGGCGGCATACGCTGCGAGAAAGCGACGAGCTTCGTCAAATCCGAAGGCATCGACGAGGTCTTCCACCTAAAGGGCGGCATCCTCAAATACCTCGAAACGGTGCCTCAGGCTGAAAGCAAATGGCAAGGTGAGTGCTTTGTTTTTGACGATCGCGTTTCGGTCGGGCACGGCCTCGAACTCGGCACCTTCTATCTCTGCTATGCCTGCAAGACCCCGGTCAGCGAAGAAGAGCGACAGGATGCACGCTTTGTCGAAGGGCTCTCCTGTCCCTCCTGCCATGACAAACTCACCGATGACCAACGCGCCCGGTTCAGTGAACGCCAGCGACAGATTGCGCTCGCGAAACAACGCGGTGAATTGCATCTTGGGCGCGCAAAGGCGAAAACAGCAGGGTAA
- the alaS gene encoding alanine--tRNA ligase, which translates to MTSVNELRETFLSYFERQGHTRKASAPLVPDNDPTLLFVNAGMVPFKNIFTGAETPFAPRATTSQKCVRAGGKHNDLDNVGYTARHHTFFEMLGNFSFGDYFKDDAIAFGWELVTKELGLSKDRLLVTVYSEDEEAAALWKKVAGLPDDRIIRIATSDNFWSMGDTGPCGPCSEIFFDHGDKIPGGPPGSPDEDGDRFIEIWNLVFMQFEQQANGERTNLPKPSIDTGMGLERMAAVLQGVHNNYEIDLFQKLIAAEEDIYNAKATGDQLASFRVIADHLRTSAFLIADGVTPSNEGRGYVLRRIMRRAMRHGHLLGAREPAMYKLVGALSEEMGEAYPELVRAKPAIEAALEQEEARFQRTLGRGLALLDEATEGLADDGELPGETAFRLYDTFGFPLDLTQDILRGRGMSVDTQGFDNAMDLQKKAAREAWAGSGDAGSDAIWFRVRDKVGPTEFLGYQGVDAGGALKAIVAGGAMTDTFEGGDCELVFDQTPFYAESGGQAGDHGEIHFESGARFIVRDVQKRAGDVHVHIGELTDGAITIGDPAKLVASYERRQRIRANHSATHLLHAALRSVLGPHVTQKGSLVEEDRLRFDFSHGAPLTPAEIEAVEDQVNAVIRQNDEAKIRVMAPDKAIEAGALALFGEKYGDEVRVLSMGQSLDSDERPYSVELCGGTHVARTGDIAAFVITSEGGVSAGVRRIEAATGAEAISFLKGRAQVALDLADQLKVPLKDVGRKVASLSEERRNLERELADAKRKLAMGGGGSSAPAGPEEIGGYKLIARVADGVGGRDLRGLVDEAKSKLGSGIAVFVGVNEGKAAVAVGVTDDLTGKVSAVELVRVAAAEVGGKGGGGRPDMAQAGGPDGDKAEAALEAVRKALAG; encoded by the coding sequence CGCAAGGCATCCGCGCCGCTTGTGCCGGATAATGATCCGACCCTGCTTTTCGTCAATGCGGGCATGGTTCCGTTCAAGAATATCTTCACCGGCGCCGAGACCCCCTTTGCCCCGCGCGCGACGACATCGCAAAAGTGCGTTCGCGCCGGCGGAAAGCACAATGACCTCGATAATGTCGGCTACACGGCGCGCCATCACACCTTCTTTGAAATGCTCGGCAACTTTTCGTTCGGCGACTATTTCAAGGATGATGCGATCGCATTCGGTTGGGAGCTGGTGACGAAAGAGCTCGGACTGTCCAAGGACCGGCTGTTGGTGACTGTCTATTCCGAAGATGAAGAAGCGGCGGCGCTCTGGAAGAAGGTTGCCGGTCTGCCGGATGACCGGATCATTCGCATCGCGACCAGCGATAATTTCTGGTCGATGGGCGATACCGGTCCTTGTGGCCCTTGCTCGGAAATCTTCTTCGACCATGGCGACAAAATTCCAGGCGGCCCTCCAGGGTCACCGGATGAAGACGGCGACCGGTTCATCGAAATCTGGAACCTCGTCTTCATGCAGTTTGAGCAGCAAGCGAACGGCGAGCGCACAAACCTGCCCAAGCCGTCCATCGACACCGGTATGGGTCTTGAACGTATGGCTGCCGTCCTGCAGGGCGTTCACAACAATTACGAGATCGATCTATTTCAGAAGCTGATTGCCGCCGAAGAAGACATCTACAACGCGAAAGCAACTGGTGATCAATTGGCTTCGTTCCGCGTTATCGCGGACCATCTTCGCACTTCGGCCTTTCTGATTGCCGATGGCGTAACGCCATCCAATGAAGGCCGCGGATACGTGCTTCGCCGGATCATGCGCCGCGCCATGCGTCACGGCCATCTCCTGGGCGCGCGCGAACCGGCAATGTATAAACTTGTCGGTGCGCTCTCCGAAGAGATGGGCGAAGCCTATCCGGAACTCGTTCGCGCCAAGCCCGCAATCGAAGCCGCGCTCGAGCAGGAAGAAGCCCGTTTCCAGCGGACCCTGGGCCGCGGCCTTGCCCTGCTGGATGAGGCGACGGAAGGCCTAGCGGACGATGGCGAATTGCCTGGCGAAACGGCTTTCCGGCTCTATGACACCTTTGGTTTCCCACTCGATCTGACGCAGGATATTCTGCGCGGCCGGGGGATGAGCGTGGACACGCAAGGCTTTGATAATGCCATGGACTTGCAGAAAAAGGCGGCCCGCGAGGCTTGGGCAGGCTCCGGTGATGCCGGATCTGACGCGATCTGGTTCCGCGTGCGAGACAAGGTCGGCCCGACCGAATTTCTCGGTTATCAGGGCGTCGACGCAGGCGGTGCATTGAAAGCCATCGTTGCGGGCGGCGCGATGACCGACACGTTTGAGGGCGGCGACTGCGAACTCGTCTTTGACCAGACGCCCTTCTATGCCGAGAGTGGCGGCCAGGCGGGCGACCATGGCGAAATCCATTTTGAAAGTGGTGCCCGTTTCATTGTGCGCGATGTTCAGAAGCGCGCCGGCGACGTGCATGTCCATATCGGCGAGCTGACCGATGGGGCCATCACGATTGGTGACCCTGCGAAACTGGTGGCCAGCTATGAGCGCCGCCAGCGTATTCGCGCCAACCATTCGGCCACACATCTGCTTCATGCCGCGCTGCGCAGCGTGCTTGGGCCACACGTCACGCAAAAAGGCTCGCTTGTCGAGGAAGATCGGCTTCGCTTCGATTTCTCTCACGGCGCCCCGCTGACCCCTGCTGAAATTGAAGCCGTTGAAGACCAGGTGAACGCCGTCATTCGCCAGAATGACGAAGCGAAAATTCGCGTTATGGCGCCGGACAAGGCCATTGAGGCTGGCGCGCTTGCTCTCTTCGGAGAAAAGTATGGCGACGAAGTCCGGGTCCTTTCCATGGGGCAGTCGCTTGATTCAGATGAGCGCCCTTATTCTGTCGAGTTGTGCGGGGGGACACACGTTGCCCGCACAGGCGATATCGCCGCATTCGTGATCACGTCAGAAGGCGGCGTTTCTGCAGGTGTGCGGCGGATCGAGGCGGCAACTGGTGCTGAGGCGATTTCATTCCTAAAGGGCCGCGCTCAGGTTGCGCTGGACCTCGCGGACCAGCTCAAGGTGCCGCTGAAAGATGTTGGCCGCAAGGTCGCATCGCTCAGCGAGGAACGCCGCAATCTGGAGCGCGAGCTTGCCGATGCCAAGCGAAAGCTCGCTATGGGCGGCGGTGGTTCATCGGCGCCAGCCGGGCCGGAAGAGATCGGTGGCTACAAGCTGATTGCCCGCGTCGCAGACGGTGTTGGCGGACGGGATCTCCGCGGCCTCGTCGATGAAGCGAAGTCGAAGCTTGGGTCAGGCATCGCGGTGTTCGTTGGCGTGAACGAGGGCAAGGCTGCCGTGGCAGTCGGCGTGACCGATGACCTGACAGGCAAGGTGTCCGCAGTTGAACTCGTCCGCGTTGCGGCGGCGGAAGTTGGCGGCAAGGGCGGCGGCGGCCGGCCAGACATGGCCCAGGCAGGCGGCCCGGATGGCGACAAGGCCGAAGCGGCGCTGGAGGCTGTCCGCAAGGCGCTTGCTGGCTAG
- a CDS encoding glutathione S-transferase, whose protein sequence is MSLPILYSFRRCPYAMRARLAIQSAGFKCRLREVVLRDKPPEMLEISPKGTVPVLQLTSGQVIEESLDVMSHVLDEADPEGLLAPESGSLADMTALISACDGPFKHHLDRYKYPDRYDGAVAEDHREAAEAFLQTLDTRLETMAQLFGDRISLADLAIMPFIRQFANTDRAWFDAQPYPSLQRWLNGHLESDRFKSIMPKFAQWKTGDSEPLFPAEA, encoded by the coding sequence ATGAGCCTGCCGATCCTCTATTCATTCCGCCGATGTCCCTACGCCATGCGGGCACGCCTCGCCATTCAGTCGGCTGGTTTCAAGTGCCGGCTGCGCGAGGTGGTGCTGCGCGACAAGCCGCCGGAAATGCTGGAGATTTCGCCAAAAGGCACAGTGCCCGTTCTGCAGTTGACGTCCGGACAGGTCATTGAAGAGAGCCTCGATGTGATGAGCCACGTCCTGGATGAGGCAGACCCGGAAGGCTTGTTAGCGCCTGAAAGCGGATCACTGGCCGACATGACGGCGCTGATTTCTGCCTGTGACGGCCCGTTCAAGCACCATCTCGACCGGTACAAGTATCCTGATCGCTATGACGGCGCCGTTGCCGAAGATCACAGGGAGGCGGCCGAAGCCTTTCTTCAGACGCTGGACACGCGGCTTGAAACCATGGCGCAGCTCTTTGGAGACCGCATATCGCTCGCAGATCTCGCCATCATGCCGTTCATTCGCCAGTTCGCGAATACGGACAGAGCCTGGTTCGACGCTCAGCCTTATCCATCCTTGCAACGCTGGCTGAACGGGCACCTCGAGAGTGACCGTTTCAAATCGATCATGCCGAAGTTCGCACAATGGAAAACCGGCGACAGCGAACCGCTTTTTCCGGCAGAAGCCTAG